The following proteins are co-located in the Sulfitobacter guttiformis genome:
- a CDS encoding uracil-DNA glycosylase family protein has protein sequence MTDIRPEIAACTLCADRFARTATAHRPNPVIWFQPEARLLIASQAPGMKVHRANTPFWDASGVRLRQWLGLDEKAFYDRSRVAIIPMAFCFPGYDAKGSDLPPPPVCAKTWRRDALATVPDVRLTVLIGGHAMRYHLPDFKTVTQAVRDWDSHPKGTYALPHPSWRNTGWLKKNPWFEEEVIPRLQAAISQVMT, from the coding sequence ATGACTGATATTCGCCCTGAGATTGCTGCCTGTACCCTTTGCGCCGACCGCTTTGCCAGAACCGCCACGGCCCATCGGCCCAATCCTGTGATCTGGTTTCAGCCAGAGGCACGGCTGTTGATTGCGTCACAAGCGCCTGGGATGAAAGTGCACAGGGCAAACACGCCTTTCTGGGATGCGTCAGGGGTGCGGCTGCGCCAATGGCTCGGGCTTGACGAAAAGGCGTTTTATGACCGCAGCCGCGTGGCAATCATCCCCATGGCCTTCTGCTTTCCGGGTTATGATGCCAAAGGAAGTGATCTGCCGCCGCCGCCTGTATGCGCAAAGACGTGGCGCCGCGACGCACTTGCGACAGTACCCGATGTGCGATTGACCGTTCTTATTGGCGGCCATGCCATGCGCTATCATCTTCCAGACTTTAAAACTGTTACCCAGGCTGTGCGCGACTGGGATAGCCACCCAAAAGGCACCTATGCCTTGCCACATCCCTCATGGCGCAATACGGGTTGGCTCAAGAAAAATCCGTGGTTCGAGGAGGAAGTAATCCCCCGTTTGCAGGCCGCCATTTCACAGGTGATGACATGA
- a CDS encoding ABC transporter ATP-binding protein, whose protein sequence is MLEFRNVSKSYWTGTQHKVILDQVSFRVELGKSMGILAPNGTGKTTLINMMAGLEKPDEGEIYRGCNISFPLGFMGGVVGKVSAMENSRYIARLYGLDPDYVESFCRWLCGLGEYFDQPLGTYSAGMRARFSFALMLALDFDMYLIDEGMPSTTDVEFNRKAGEILQERLRTTTIVIVSHQAETLEKFARTAAVLMDGQLNVFDSLEEAKQLYDYQTKS, encoded by the coding sequence ATGCTGGAATTTCGTAACGTTTCCAAGTCCTATTGGACAGGTACACAGCACAAGGTCATTCTTGACCAGGTGTCGTTCCGCGTCGAGCTTGGCAAATCGATGGGCATTCTTGCGCCCAACGGCACGGGTAAAACCACCCTGATCAATATGATGGCAGGGCTGGAAAAACCGGACGAAGGCGAGATTTACCGCGGCTGCAATATTTCCTTTCCATTGGGTTTTATGGGGGGGGTTGTTGGCAAAGTGTCCGCGATGGAGAACTCGCGCTATATCGCGCGGCTTTACGGGCTAGATCCCGACTACGTCGAAAGCTTTTGCCGCTGGTTGTGCGGCTTGGGAGAGTATTTTGACCAGCCTCTGGGCACCTATTCTGCAGGCATGCGTGCAAGGTTTTCCTTTGCGCTGATGCTGGCACTGGATTTTGATATGTATCTGATCGATGAGGGAATGCCTTCCACGACAGATGTAGAATTTAACCGCAAGGCAGGAGAGATCCTGCAAGAACGCCTGCGCACCACGACCATCGTGATCGTGTCGCATCAGGCGGAAACGCTTGAAAAATTCGCGCGAACTGCCGCGGTCCTGATGGACGGGCAACTGAACGTATTTGACAGCTTGGAAGAAGCGAAGCAGTTGTATGATTACCAAACCAAAAGCTAG
- a CDS encoding capsule biosynthesis protein, with amino-acid sequence MITKPKARKFRIKRSPSAGLEGAAPQPSKPVRTVEPARADASVAIPPAPSADPAASAAPSRPTVPSEPQHEARPETPASAAKTAAPTMARTGDVSSADQVSGEQDMDAIRQEGLTGRQLRMARRVAQKHGLPATSDFDAVRLLRAKGIDPFQRSNMLELVVPQAGGSQHEGGPGNALNDLPAVAGGAGAGRVQLPQTVPTGRNTLPSTEISPMERRTREISDIQKDISRRRRKKMGLLIVRLAFFVVLPTFFAGYYFYKVATPMYATDSQFLIIQNEGGGGPSPFGGLLPTQFANSADSIATQAYLQSKDAMLRLNDDAGFKDHFTDGSIDPIQRLTDDPTNEEAYKLYKKNVKIGYDPTEGVIRMEVIAADPQIATSFSERLLVYAEERVNNLSQAKRDSGMTDAEIGFDKAQQARRDAQQRLIELQVENGVDPEAVIAAIRTQITNYETLLIEKQLELAALLDNARPNTAKVDGAQGDVRRLEAALAQLNNRMNNATEGTNSLAQQAVSLQLAQADLVNADTNLQLAQTGLEQARTEATRQVRYLTIAVRPVASEEPSYPRKFENTILAFLIFGGIYLMLSLTASILREQVTS; translated from the coding sequence ATGATTACCAAACCAAAAGCTAGAAAATTCCGCATAAAGCGTAGTCCAAGCGCAGGTCTCGAAGGTGCTGCGCCACAGCCATCTAAGCCAGTGCGGACGGTGGAACCTGCGCGTGCTGATGCAAGTGTAGCCATTCCCCCCGCGCCTTCTGCTGATCCGGCTGCGTCAGCGGCGCCTTCGCGTCCTACCGTGCCCTCAGAACCACAGCACGAAGCGCGCCCCGAGACGCCCGCGTCTGCTGCAAAAACTGCCGCCCCAACCATGGCACGAACAGGCGACGTATCTTCTGCTGATCAGGTGAGCGGCGAACAGGATATGGATGCCATCCGTCAAGAGGGTTTAACCGGTCGCCAGCTGCGCATGGCGCGGCGTGTGGCGCAAAAACACGGGTTGCCCGCGACCTCGGATTTTGACGCTGTGCGTCTGCTGCGCGCTAAAGGCATCGATCCGTTCCAACGCTCGAATATGCTGGAACTGGTCGTCCCCCAAGCGGGCGGATCCCAGCATGAAGGCGGTCCAGGAAACGCACTGAACGACCTGCCTGCGGTCGCAGGTGGCGCAGGGGCGGGCCGTGTGCAGTTGCCGCAAACTGTGCCGACCGGCCGCAACACGCTCCCTTCGACCGAAATCAGCCCGATGGAGCGGCGCACCCGCGAAATCTCCGACATTCAAAAAGACATTTCGCGCCGCCGCCGCAAAAAGATGGGTTTGCTCATTGTGCGGCTTGCCTTTTTTGTAGTGCTGCCAACATTCTTTGCAGGCTACTATTTCTACAAAGTGGCAACGCCGATGTATGCGACGGACAGTCAGTTCCTGATCATCCAGAACGAAGGCGGCGGTGGACCCAGCCCGTTTGGCGGTCTTCTACCGACACAATTCGCCAACTCTGCCGATAGTATCGCGACACAGGCCTATCTTCAGTCGAAGGACGCGATGTTACGCCTCAATGACGATGCGGGTTTCAAGGACCATTTTACCGATGGTTCCATTGACCCGATCCAGCGGCTGACCGATGACCCGACTAACGAAGAAGCCTACAAGCTGTATAAGAAGAACGTCAAAATCGGCTATGACCCGACCGAAGGCGTGATCCGCATGGAAGTGATTGCTGCCGATCCGCAGATCGCCACCAGTTTCTCGGAGCGGTTGCTTGTTTATGCGGAGGAGCGGGTGAACAACCTTAGTCAAGCCAAGCGTGACAGCGGAATGACAGATGCCGAAATTGGCTTTGACAAGGCACAGCAGGCACGCCGCGACGCCCAGCAGCGTCTGATCGAGCTTCAGGTCGAGAACGGTGTGGATCCAGAGGCCGTCATCGCGGCGATCCGCACCCAAATCACCAACTACGAGACGCTACTGATCGAAAAACAGCTGGAGCTGGCCGCATTATTGGACAACGCACGTCCAAACACCGCAAAAGTCGACGGCGCACAAGGTGATGTACGCAGGCTCGAAGCGGCACTGGCGCAACTCAATAACCGGATGAACAACGCCACCGAAGGCACTAACTCACTTGCACAGCAGGCGGTCAGCCTCCAGCTCGCGCAGGCGGATCTGGTGAACGCCGACACCAACCTTCAACTGGCCCAAACCGGTCTCGAACAGGCACGTACAGAAGCGACACGTCAGGTGCGCTACCTGACGATTGCCGTGCGCCCTGTCGCGAGCGAGGAGCCAAGCTATCCTCGCAAGTTCGAGAATACCATTTTGGCGTTCCTGATCTTTGGTGGCATTTACCTGATGCTTTCGCTTACCGCGTCGATCCTGCGCGAACAGGTTACCTCATAG
- the mdoH gene encoding glucans biosynthesis glucosyltransferase MdoH, whose amino-acid sequence MALPLDKNLMLDAKMTSAMPDRTPLEAREQAFSTAPERAFTDQPSTGPAWRAATFWPALIGTALLMFGLYGWLANGGMSGMEWALLSMIGATFIWVSLSVSTVGVAIAGLLARENADARPRDAVTGINVALLVPIYNEVPQNVFGNAVAMLHDLASRAGPHNYTLFILSDTRNEAIAAQEWQAFEDLRSTAPEGFAVHYRRRTDNTDKKIGNIAEWVRGWGAPYEGMVVLDADSLMSGRAIDRLSSELSSDSRAGLIQTFPMLIGAQTVFARLQQFSNIAYGWLLAEGLATWARSEGNYYGHNAIIRTKAFATCAMLPHLRGRSGSDQLILSHDFVEAGLLRRAGWGVRFLPRVTGSFEETPATLIDYVIRDRRWCRGNLQHLRLLGTKGLHPVSRFHLFHGAVAYLLSPMWFFLLVIWALLGKDAETNVIRYFNEANPLFPDWPPAMSHIDSAVFLVIMYAMLLTPKIAGAGIIAATPRAARVFGGAGPFLGSFLVEVALSIAYAPIMMIQQTKAVLRALTSSTEAWAPQSREARQHSWWTLIKFHWVEMVLGVVLLSGLIAGLVSLWLVPIVASLVMAVPLSALSGMTISKRAPATFRLDSPYTLREPAIVRRAMLERARLERALGVKDVPAE is encoded by the coding sequence ATGGCTCTACCGTTGGACAAAAACCTGATGCTTGACGCAAAAATGACTTCTGCAATGCCCGACCGTACCCCGCTGGAGGCCCGCGAGCAGGCGTTTTCAACAGCACCCGAACGTGCTTTCACCGACCAACCTTCGACAGGTCCGGCATGGCGGGCGGCGACGTTCTGGCCTGCTTTGATCGGGACAGCTTTGTTGATGTTCGGTTTGTACGGATGGCTCGCCAATGGCGGTATGAGCGGTATGGAGTGGGCCTTACTGAGCATGATTGGCGCGACATTTATATGGGTGAGCCTCTCGGTCAGTACCGTAGGTGTTGCCATTGCCGGTCTTTTGGCGCGAGAGAATGCTGACGCGCGCCCTCGTGATGCGGTTACAGGCATCAATGTCGCCTTACTGGTGCCGATCTATAATGAGGTACCGCAGAACGTATTCGGCAATGCGGTTGCGATGCTGCATGATCTGGCCAGCCGCGCCGGACCGCATAACTATACGCTGTTCATCCTCTCTGACACCCGCAACGAGGCGATTGCAGCTCAAGAGTGGCAGGCGTTTGAAGATCTACGGAGCACCGCGCCAGAGGGCTTTGCGGTGCATTACCGCCGCCGTACCGACAACACAGATAAAAAAATCGGCAATATCGCTGAATGGGTTCGAGGGTGGGGCGCTCCCTACGAGGGGATGGTCGTCCTCGATGCTGACAGCCTCATGAGCGGTCGTGCGATTGACCGTCTATCGTCGGAATTATCCTCGGACAGCCGCGCGGGTCTGATACAGACATTTCCCATGCTGATCGGCGCGCAGACTGTTTTTGCACGCCTCCAGCAGTTTTCGAACATCGCTTACGGCTGGCTGTTGGCTGAAGGTCTTGCGACGTGGGCGCGTTCTGAAGGGAACTACTATGGCCATAATGCAATCATCCGCACAAAGGCATTTGCCACGTGTGCCATGCTGCCTCATCTGCGCGGACGCAGCGGAAGCGACCAGCTGATCCTGAGCCATGACTTTGTTGAGGCAGGGCTGCTGCGCCGTGCAGGATGGGGCGTGCGTTTTCTGCCGCGTGTGACAGGCAGCTTTGAGGAAACACCGGCCACGTTGATAGATTATGTAATCCGTGACCGCCGTTGGTGTCGCGGCAATCTGCAACACCTGCGCCTGCTCGGGACAAAAGGTCTGCACCCCGTGTCGCGCTTTCACCTTTTTCACGGGGCAGTTGCCTATCTTCTTAGCCCGATGTGGTTCTTTCTTCTCGTGATATGGGCATTGCTCGGGAAGGACGCCGAGACCAACGTCATCCGTTATTTTAATGAGGCAAACCCGCTGTTTCCAGACTGGCCCCCCGCCATGAGCCATATCGACAGCGCCGTTTTTCTAGTAATCATGTACGCAATGCTTCTCACGCCCAAGATCGCAGGTGCAGGCATCATAGCAGCAACTCCGCGCGCGGCACGTGTTTTTGGAGGCGCAGGTCCGTTCTTGGGTAGCTTCCTTGTGGAGGTGGCGCTGTCCATCGCCTATGCGCCCATCATGATGATACAGCAGACAAAAGCCGTTTTGCGGGCGCTAACGAGCAGCACAGAAGCATGGGCACCGCAGTCGCGGGAAGCGCGCCAGCACAGTTGGTGGACGCTGATCAAGTTTCACTGGGTGGAGATGGTACTGGGTGTGGTACTTCTGAGCGGCTTGATCGCGGGCCTCGTGTCACTCTGGCTGGTGCCTATCGTAGCGAGCCTTGTGATGGCGGTGCCGCTGTCGGCCCTTTCAGGCATGACCATATCAAAACGCGCTCCCGCAACATTCCGCCTCGACAGCCCCTATACCCTACGCGAACCGGCCATAGTGCGGCGTGCCATGCTGGAGCGGGCGCGGCTTGAACGCGCGCTTGGAGTTAAGGACGTTCCGGCGGAGTAG
- a CDS encoding glucan biosynthesis protein, whose translation MLRREVLKMLAALAALPTRAFAADAPLQVGPSPVPFNAQTVPNRARALAAVDYAPRPAIPKEWQDISYDQYRKIWFDTRNALWENTARPQRLDVFPPGLYYPQGIEINIIEDSAASPLLFDMAVFDSTDKFPDLPLNENMGYSGLRLRADLLNSGIYTEYNVFQGASYFRGIGTGEIYGLSARGLALKTGDPMGEEFPEFTAFWIETPEPSDKSVTIHALMDSPSCTGAFRFEITHGKVLDMEVEATIFARTELSHVGIAPLTSMFLFDAKDRARFSDFRPNVHDSDGLLIHNGWGEVIWRPLANPTTLQISAFGDQSPKGFGLMQRKREFSDYNDLEALYHMRPSVWITPRGDWGEGAVTLVEIPADLEIYDNIVAYWRPTAPIAQGAEQLLRYNLQWGADPAPNPPELLRVTGTAIGGRPEGGLVMVIDFDQGEALPEDLSMVEVTLRSSTGTTTPGILQRNPETNGPRLAFTFMPEGADSSEFRVQLRIGDAPLSEVWLYRWTKT comes from the coding sequence ATGTTGCGCCGTGAAGTTCTCAAAATGTTGGCCGCTCTGGCCGCGCTGCCAACCCGTGCTTTTGCTGCTGATGCGCCATTACAGGTGGGGCCATCACCGGTGCCGTTCAACGCCCAGACAGTACCAAACCGCGCCCGTGCACTGGCCGCTGTTGACTATGCCCCCCGTCCCGCCATCCCCAAGGAATGGCAGGACATCAGCTATGACCAGTATCGTAAAATATGGTTCGATACACGCAACGCACTGTGGGAAAATACTGCCCGTCCGCAGCGTCTGGATGTTTTCCCTCCCGGTCTGTATTATCCGCAGGGCATCGAAATCAATATCATCGAGGACAGCGCAGCGAGCCCGCTCCTGTTCGACATGGCCGTGTTCGACAGCACGGACAAATTTCCCGATCTGCCTTTGAACGAAAACATGGGCTATTCGGGATTGCGCCTGCGCGCCGACCTGCTCAACTCCGGAATCTATACAGAATACAACGTTTTTCAGGGCGCCAGCTATTTCCGCGGCATCGGCACGGGTGAGATTTACGGCCTGTCTGCCCGCGGTCTGGCCCTGAAAACCGGCGACCCGATGGGCGAGGAATTTCCTGAATTTACTGCATTCTGGATCGAAACGCCCGAACCTTCGGACAAATCTGTCACCATCCACGCGCTGATGGACAGCCCAAGCTGTACCGGCGCTTTCCGCTTCGAGATCACCCACGGCAAGGTGCTTGATATGGAAGTGGAGGCGACCATTTTTGCCCGTACCGAACTGTCCCACGTGGGCATCGCCCCTTTGACATCCATGTTCCTGTTCGATGCAAAAGACCGCGCGCGCTTCTCCGATTTCCGCCCGAACGTTCATGACAGCGACGGATTGCTGATCCACAATGGTTGGGGCGAAGTAATCTGGCGGCCTTTGGCCAACCCGACTACCCTGCAGATCAGCGCCTTCGGTGATCAGAGCCCGAAAGGCTTTGGCCTGATGCAACGCAAGCGCGAATTTAGTGATTACAATGATCTGGAAGCGCTTTACCATATGCGCCCGTCGGTCTGGATCACGCCGCGCGGTGACTGGGGCGAAGGCGCGGTTACACTCGTCGAGATCCCCGCCGATCTCGAGATTTATGACAACATCGTCGCCTATTGGCGCCCGACAGCACCTATTGCGCAAGGGGCGGAGCAATTGCTGCGCTACAACCTGCAATGGGGTGCCGATCCTGCACCGAACCCGCCCGAATTGCTGCGTGTAACCGGCACGGCCATCGGCGGGCGCCCCGAGGGCGGCCTGGTGATGGTAATTGATTTTGATCAGGGCGAAGCCCTGCCCGAAGACCTGAGCATGGTAGAAGTGACCCTACGCAGCAGCACAGGCACGACGACTCCGGGCATCTTGCAAAGAAATCCTGAAACCAATGGTCCACGACTGGCGTTTACTTTTATGCCAGAGGGTGCGGATTCATCTGAATTCCGCGTACAGCTCAGAATTGGCGATGCCCCTTTGAGCGAAGTATGGCTCTACCGTTGGACAAAAACCTGA
- a CDS encoding OpgC family protein, which translates to MTTLATNVPISSSPSAAVRAATPPVRDLRLDFFRGIAMFIILMSHTPGNFLISWIPARWGFSDATEMFVFCSGMASAIAFGGTFVRLGWLVGTARVAFRVWQIYWAHIALFIALATFLAGVDYIGGYDKRYIASLNLWAFFEDPSVPLLGLLTLTYVPNYFDILPMYMVVLAMMPLVIALQRVNTGLVFVFMIVVWVGAQRSLWGSAQLSLPAEPWSNRQWFFNPFGWQLIFFTGFALMRGWIPKPPVHIALISVATAVVVANLALSEIAVRSIRLNWFFVTESGNIIREAREAIAPLIDKSDFGLFRYTHFLALAYLAWVIAGHNGDNLLVRGTGLAARTWGVILAFIIKVGQQSLAVFIMSMFLAQVMGLAMDLTSRSTGNTLLINFVGILVLIATAYGAGWFKSQPWKRKS; encoded by the coding sequence ATGACGACCCTTGCGACCAATGTCCCGATATCTTCCTCGCCCTCCGCTGCTGTTAGGGCAGCAACACCTCCTGTGAGGGATCTGCGGCTTGATTTCTTTCGCGGCATTGCCATGTTTATCATCCTCATGTCCCACACACCGGGCAACTTTCTGATCTCATGGATTCCCGCACGCTGGGGTTTTTCGGACGCAACCGAGATGTTTGTTTTCTGCTCCGGCATGGCATCTGCAATAGCATTTGGCGGCACATTTGTGCGCCTTGGCTGGCTTGTAGGTACTGCACGGGTCGCGTTTCGCGTCTGGCAGATATATTGGGCGCATATTGCCCTGTTTATCGCCCTCGCGACATTTCTTGCAGGTGTCGATTACATCGGCGGATACGACAAACGGTATATTGCGTCGCTGAACCTTTGGGCGTTCTTTGAGGACCCTTCGGTTCCGCTGCTGGGCCTATTGACGCTTACCTATGTGCCTAATTATTTTGACATTCTGCCGATGTATATGGTGGTGCTCGCCATGATGCCGCTGGTGATTGCATTACAGCGTGTCAACACAGGACTGGTGTTTGTCTTTATGATCGTCGTGTGGGTCGGTGCCCAAAGATCGCTTTGGGGGAGTGCGCAATTGTCATTGCCGGCAGAGCCGTGGTCAAACAGGCAGTGGTTTTTCAACCCGTTTGGTTGGCAACTTATCTTCTTCACCGGCTTCGCGCTGATGCGCGGCTGGATCCCAAAGCCGCCTGTGCATATTGCGTTGATTTCCGTTGCGACAGCGGTTGTGGTTGCAAATCTCGCGCTGAGCGAAATTGCCGTACGTTCCATTCGCCTCAACTGGTTCTTCGTCACAGAAAGCGGAAACATCATCCGCGAGGCCCGCGAAGCGATCGCGCCGCTGATCGACAAATCTGATTTCGGACTATTCCGCTACACCCACTTTTTGGCACTCGCCTATCTTGCATGGGTCATCGCCGGTCACAACGGCGACAATTTGCTTGTACGCGGGACGGGACTGGCAGCGCGGACATGGGGCGTGATACTTGCCTTTATCATTAAGGTGGGGCAGCAATCGCTGGCGGTTTTCATCATGTCAATGTTTCTGGCTCAGGTCATGGGCCTTGCCATGGATCTGACCAGCCGGAGCACGGGCAACACACTACTCATCAATTTTGTCGGAATACTGGTGCTGATAGCCACAGCTTACGGTGCCGGCTGGTTCAAATCCCAACCATGGAAGCGGAAATCCTAA
- a CDS encoding tetratricopeptide repeat protein, with amino-acid sequence MQSDMCSCPVTLSSSTSVAHWNGVIHGLLSHGQQTPVHLGKLMEVEPEFAMGHAARGLFCLMTGRAEVIAPAHDALAAAKTAANSTHITSREAGWIEALDLWLAGKPTAAIGAVETVLLALPHDTLSAKLSHGIRFMLGDSAGMRRSVERILAAHGPDHAARGYLLGCHAFTLEETGEYARAEAVGREGLTYTTDDAWGLHAVAHVHDMMARPDCGIALIEKNTAAWSGSNNFRYHVWWHKALLHMERGELDIALGLYDAQIRADKTDDYRDISNAASLLSRLELEGMDIGPRWEELADFSENRVEDGCLVFADLHYLLALAGAERADARAAMTARFACDTLKTGEMPARVAAPGQAALSGLNAFSEGRYDTAFVNLAAARPLMQTIGGSHAQRDVFERITIDAGLRAGRYDATAAILRDRQRIRGGTLDRFAITRLEKINFARGVAAQ; translated from the coding sequence ATCCAGTCCGACATGTGCTCTTGCCCTGTGACCCTCTCCTCTTCGACCTCTGTCGCGCACTGGAACGGGGTCATACACGGCCTTCTGTCGCACGGCCAACAGACGCCTGTGCATCTGGGCAAGTTAATGGAGGTAGAGCCTGAGTTTGCGATGGGTCACGCAGCACGCGGCTTGTTCTGCCTCATGACGGGCCGCGCAGAGGTGATCGCACCTGCCCACGATGCGCTCGCTGCTGCAAAGACGGCTGCCAACAGTACTCACATTACATCCAGAGAAGCAGGCTGGATTGAAGCGCTCGACCTTTGGCTGGCAGGTAAGCCTACGGCTGCGATTGGCGCTGTCGAAACTGTGCTACTTGCCCTGCCCCACGATACTCTCTCCGCCAAGTTAAGTCATGGCATCCGCTTTATGTTAGGCGATAGCGCCGGTATGCGCCGGTCGGTCGAACGGATCCTTGCGGCGCACGGGCCGGATCATGCGGCACGCGGGTATCTGCTGGGCTGCCATGCATTTACCCTTGAGGAAACTGGAGAATATGCGCGCGCCGAAGCTGTCGGCCGTGAGGGTTTGACCTACACGACCGATGACGCATGGGGCCTGCATGCTGTGGCGCATGTGCACGATATGATGGCGCGCCCCGATTGCGGCATCGCCCTCATCGAGAAAAACACCGCCGCATGGTCCGGCTCTAACAATTTCCGCTATCATGTCTGGTGGCACAAGGCGCTGCTGCACATGGAACGCGGCGAACTGGACATCGCGCTCGGCCTTTATGATGCGCAAATCCGTGCCGACAAAACAGACGATTACCGCGACATCTCGAACGCTGCATCGCTGCTGTCGCGGCTTGAGCTGGAAGGCATGGATATCGGGCCACGCTGGGAAGAACTTGCTGATTTTTCTGAAAACCGGGTCGAGGACGGCTGTCTGGTGTTCGCCGATCTGCATTATTTGCTGGCCCTCGCGGGTGCGGAGCGCGCAGATGCACGCGCAGCAATGACCGCCCGTTTTGCCTGTGACACCCTAAAAACCGGTGAAATGCCCGCCCGTGTTGCCGCACCCGGACAGGCGGCACTTTCAGGACTGAATGCGTTTTCCGAGGGGCGCTATGATACTGCTTTTGTTAACCTAGCGGCAGCACGGCCTCTGATGCAAACCATCGGTGGCAGCCACGCACAACGTGATGTATTCGAGCGGATAACTATCGACGCGGGCTTGCGGGCGGGACGATATGATGCAACTGCAGCAATCTTGCGGGACAGGCAAAGAATCCGTGGTGGAACTCTTGACCGATTCGCGATTACCCGTCTTGAAAAAATCAACTTCGCCCGAGGTGTCGCGGCGCAATAA